CGAAAGTGAACAGGTCACACTCAACGCGTTGGCCCTCATGGAACTCACCCGCGCAGCACTGCCCGGCATGGTGGAGCGCGGCGCGGGAGCGGTGCTCAACATCGCATCGATCGCCGGGTTCCAGCCGATTCCTTTCATGGCGGTGTATTCGGCCTCCAAGGCATTTGTGCTGACCTTCTCCGAAGCCGTCCAAGAGGAGTTGCACGGAACCGGTGTGTCCGTCACGGCGCTGTGCCCGGGCCCGGTGCCGACCGAGTGGGCGGAGATCGCCAGTGCCGAGCGGTTCAGCATTCCCATCGCGCAGGTTTCGCCGCGGGATGTCGCCGAAGCCGCAGTCGCCGGGATGCTTGCCGGCAAACGCACCGTGGTGCCGGGCATGGTGCCCAAGGTGGTCAGCACTGGCGGAAGATTCCTACCGCGTACCGTGTTGCTGCCCGCGATCAGGATCGGCAACCGACTGCGCGGGGGACCCGGTCGCTAAAGCGTGTCACCTCACGTCGCATCTGTCTCAGTAGTGTCTGGATCGCCGTTGGGCCGGTGCCGGGAGGCCCGCGATTTGCCCACCCCAACGTGAGAATTCAAAGTGACCACGAGACTGGCCGGTGGCTTGTCCGCTGGTGCGATGGATGGGTGGGGCGACTGTTGGGTCCGCCGGAGATGGGTGGGACGCGGGCGCTGAAGCACGTGTCGGGCTAGGCGATGCCGGCGGGGGGTGGTGCTTCGAGGGCGGTTGTGGGGTGACGGTTACCGGTCCGATGTGATCGCGCCGACTGACGACGGCTTCCAGGATGCTTCCAGGATGCTGCGTCGACTTGATCAGCACGTCGACGAGCGCAGCCGTGGATCCCACGCTCGCTTTGGCGGCTGTATTCGGCGGTGATACGCGCAGCTTCGCTCAAACCTCTTGCAATGACGTGTTCGGTGAGGACGCAGAAGATTTACGCGTTCATCAGGTGTCAATGGCCAGGTTGAAGTATCCGCTGGTGGCCAGATAGAAGTATCCACCCCGTGCGGTAGTTCCTAGGTTGGTGTGGGCGTCTCCTTCCGGTGTTTGGCGTCTTTCATGCGGTAGGAGTCACCGTCGGTGATGACGACGGTGGCGTGGTGCAGGAGGCGGTCGAGGATGCTGACCGCGGTGGTCTGTTCGGGCAGGAAGCGGCCCCACTGCTCGAAGGGCCAGTGCGATCCGATGGCCAGCGAGCGGCGTTCGTAGGCGCCGGCGACGAGCCGGAACAGCAACTGGGTGCCGGTGTCGTCGAGGGGGGCGAACCCGAGTTCGTCGAGGATGATCAGGTCGACCCGCAGCAGCGATTCGATGATCTTGCCGACGGTGTTGTCGGCCAGGCCGCGGTAGAGGGTTTCGACGAGGTCGGCGGCGGTGAAATAGCGGACCTTGTGTCCGGCGTGGATCGCGGCGGTTCCCAACCCGATCAGGGTGTGGGACTTGCCGGTGCCGGCGGGGCCGATGATCGCCAGATTCTGTTGCGCGCGAATCCATTCCAGACTCGACAGGTAGTCGAAGGTCTTCGGCGGGATGGAGGAGGCGGCCACGTCGAAGCTCTCCAACGTCTTGGGCACGGGGAACGCCGCGGCTTTGAGGCGGTTGACGACGTTCGAGGCGTCGCGGGCCGCCAGTTCGGTCTCGACCAGCGTGCGCAGAACCTCCTCGGGAGTCCAGCGTTGGGTCTTGGCGGTGATCAGGACTTCGGGTGCGGTGCGCCGCACCGCGGCCAGTTTCAACCGTCGCAACCCGGCATCCAGATCGGCGGCGAGGGGTGGAATCGATTTCGGTGCAACGGGTTCAGCGTCGGTGATGGGTGGCGTCCTGCTCATGGGATCACCTCGCCATCGGCCACGGCGGGGGTGATCCTGTAGGCGTCCAGGGAGCGGGTCGGGGCCACGGGCAGGTCGAGGATGAGCACGTCGCCAGCGGGTCGGGGCTGCGGCGCCCCGGTGCCCGCGGCCAGGATGGAACGCACGTCGGCGGCTCGGAACCGGCGGAACGCCACCGCCCGGTGCAGCGCGGAGACCAGGGCGTCGGTGCCGTGGGCCGCGCCGAGGGCGAGCAGGATCTCCAACTCCGAGGCCAGCCGGGTGTTGCCGATCGCCGCGGCGCCGACCAGGAACGCCTGCGCATCGGCGCCGAGGTCGCAGAACTGCTTCTCGACCATGGTCTTCGGGCGCGGGCCGCGACTGGGTGCTAGCCGGGGTCCGTCGTAGTGCTCATCGAGGATCGAGGTGCCGCCGGGTGCGACGAGTTCGTGTTCGGCCACGATCACCCCGGTGCCGGGCTCCAGCAGACAGATGGCGCCGTGGTCGACGACCACGGCCACCGTGGTGCCGATCAACCGCATCGGCACCGAGTAGCGCGCCGACCCGTACCGGATGCAGGACAGGCGGTCGACCTTGCGCAGCACCGATGGTGCCCCGATCTGCAGTCGCAGGGATGGGAGTGGTTGCAGCAGTTCATGTTCGACGATCAACCGTTCATCGGGAACCGCGCAGATCTCCGAATGGGTCGCGGCGTTCACTTCCGCGCACCACACCTCCGCCGCGGCATTGGCGATACGCAGATCGACCGGTGTTCCGGTGACGGCGGCCTCGGTCAACAGCGGGACGGCAAGATCGTCCTGGGCGTAGCCGCACAGGTTCTCCACGATGCCCTTGGACTGCGGGTCACTCGCATGACAGAAATCGGGAGCGAAGCCGTAGTGACCGGCCAGCCGGACGTAGTCCGGAGTCGGGACGACGACGTTGGCCACGACCCCGCCCTTGAGGCAGGCCATCCGGTCGGCCAGCACCCGCGCCGGGACCCCACCCGCGGCGGCCAGGGCTTCGGCGATCAATGCCAACGTGGTCGAGGCACGCTCGTTGGTGGCGAAGCGCACGAAGCGCCACCTCGAGAACGCCAGCACCGCACAGAACAGGAACAACCCCGGTCCGACTTGAGCCCAGTCGATGACCAGGTACTCACCGGGTTCCCACACGGCTGGACGACGGCCTCGGTGATTGGTGCTGCGCCACAACGCTTTCGCCTCCGCGACGAGGCGGCGGAAGTTACGATCAGAACCCGTGTAGCCCGCCGCACGGGCCTTCGGGAGCAGCCGCTTGGCCGAGATCCGACCCTTCGATTTCTCCACGCGTTCGGCGACCAGATCGGCGACCGCGTCGTAGTTGTGGGCCCGTTCGGCCCGCGGTGGTGGCGGGACGCCGGCCTGGTCGGCCTCGAACTTGTCCACGATCTTCTTGACGGTGCGGTGGGTGGTGCCGCAGTGCTCGGCGGCAGCCCTATACGACCCGAGCTGTTGGTAGGCGGAAATGATGTCCATTCGGTCCTTCGCAGATTTCAATGGAACTCCCCGGTGGTGGCGCTGAGTGGTTGGCGCCTTCACCGTCACCATCGGGGCCCGCAGTTCCTGATCGACACGACGAACACGGGGTGGATACTTTTATCTGGCCAAAAACGGATACCTCGACTTGGCCACCAGTGGGTACTTTTTCATGGCCACGGACATCAGGTCGGCTGGCATTCCGCGTATCGAGTGTGCGATGACGCCTTTGAGTGTGCGGTGGCGGCTTCGAGCGTCAACGTAGGGTGGTACATCCGCGAACGGGCCACCCTGACGGCACGCTCGACGCCATCAGTGCACACTCGGCGCCCTCAACGCACATCGGCGCCCTCAGTGCACACTCCGCGCCATGAGCGCACGCTCGGCGCCATCAGCGCACACCCGAGGCAGCACGGCCCGCATCGGCGCCACGGTTAGGCTCATCCGATGGCTTCCGTTGAGATGACCGCCGACGTTCCGATAACCCCTCACGACACCTGGGAGCACGTCTCCAATCTTTCAGAGTTGGGCGATTGGCTGGTGATCCACGAGGGATGGCGCAGCGAGCTGCCGGACGAACTGAGCGAGGGCGTCGAAATCGTGGGGGTGGCTCGGGCCAAGGGCATGCGCAACCGGGTCACGTGGACGGTGACCAAATGGGACCCGCCGCACGAGGTCGCGCTGTCCGGCTCCGGCAAGGGTGGCGCCAAGTACGGCGTTACCCTCACGGTCACGCCGACCAAGGACGGGTCCAGCCTCGGCCTGCGCCTCGAGCTGGGCGGTCGCGCGTTGTTCGGGCCGGTGGGTTCGGCGGCTGCCCGAGCCGTCAAGGGCGACGTGGAAAAGTCGTTGCAGCAGTTCGTGGAGCTGTATGCATAGCGACCACAAGACACACTCCGCGACACGCCCGAAAGCCGTCGGTGCTCGGTCATAGACTGGCGTCCCTATGAGCGGTTCGTCTTCGCGGTCCTTCGTGCACCTGCATAACCACACCGAGTACTCGATGCTGGACGGTGCCGCGAAGATCAACCCCATGCTGGCCGAGGTCGAGCGGCTGCAGATGCCGGCGATCGGCATGACCGATCACGGAAACATGTTCGGCGCCAGCGAGTTCTACAACTCGGCGACACAGGCCGGGATCAAACCGATCATCGGCGTCGAGGCGTATATCGCGCCGGCTTCTCGTTTTGATACCCGGCGCATCTTCTGGGGCGACCCGAGCCAGAAGGCCGACGACATCTCGGGAAGCGGCTCCTACACCCACTTGACGATGATGGCCGAGAACGCCACCGGCCTGCGCAACCTGTTCAAGCTGTCGTCGCTGGCATCCTTCGAGGGCCAGCTGAGCAAGTGGTCGCGCATGGATGCCGAGCTCATCGCCGAGCACGCCGAGGGAATCATCATCACCACCGGCTGTCCCTCGGGTGAGGTGCAGACCCGCCTTCGCCTCGGCCAGGAGCGTGAGGCGCTGGAAGCAGCGGCCCGATGGCGCGAGATCGTCGGGCCGGACAACTACTTCCTCGAGCTGATGGATCACGGGCTGACCATCGAACGGCGGGTCCGCGAGGGACTGCTCCACATCGGCCGCACCCTCAACATTCCACCGCTGGCCACCAACGACTGCCACTACGTGACCCGCGACGCGGCCCACAACCACGAGGCGCTGCTGTGCGTCCAAACCGGCAAGACCCTGTCGGACCCCAATCGCTTCAAGTTCGACGGCGACGGCTACTACCTCAAGTCCGCCGCCGAAATGCGCCAGATCTGGGACGACGAGGTCCCCGGCGCCTGCGACTCCACTCTGCTGATCGCCGAGCGCGTGCAGTCCTACGCCGACGTGTGGACGCCGCGTGACCGGATGCCGGTCTTCCCGGTTCCCGACGGCCACGACCCGGCGTCCTGGCTGCGCCACGAGGTGGCCGCGGGGCTGGGCCGGCGGTTCCCCGACGGACCGCCCGACAGCTACGTCACCCGCGCGGACTATGAGATCGATGTGATCTGCGCCAAGGGTTTTCCGTCCTACTTCTTGATCGTCGCCGACTTGATCGGCTACGCGAAGTCGGTGGGCATCCGCGTCGGACCGGGCCGCGGCTCCGCCGCCGGCTCCCTGGTCGCCTACGCCCTGGGTATCACCGATATCGATCCGATACCTCATGGTCTGCTGTTCGAGCGGTTCCTCAACCCCGAACGCACGTCGATGCCCGACATCGATATCGACTTCGACGACCGCCGACGCGGTGAGATGGTGCGCTACGCCGCCGACAAGTGGGGCCACGATCGGGTAGCCCAGGTCATCACCTTCGGCACCATCAAAACCAAAGCGGCACTGAAGGACTCGGCCAGAATCCACTACGGCCAACCCGGCTTCGCGATTGCCGACCGGATCACCAAGGCGCTGCCGCCGGCCATCATGGCCAAGGACATTCCGCTGTCGGGCATCACCGATCCCGCTCACGAGCGATACAAGGAAGCCGCCGAGGTTCGCGGCCTGATCGAAACCGATCCGGACGTGCGCACCATCTACCAGACCGCACTCGGCCTGGAAGGCCTGATCCGCAACGCCGGCGTGCACGCCTGTGCGGTCATCATGAGCAGCGAGCCGCTCACCGAGGCCATCCCGCTGTGGAAGCGGCCGCAGGACGGGGCCATCATCACCGGCTGGGACTACCCGTCGTGTGAGGCGATCGGCCTGCTGAAGATGGACTTCCTGGGCCTGCGCAACCTGACGATCATCGGCGACGCGATCGACAACATCAAAGCCAACAGGGGAATTGACCTCGATCTGGAATCGGTGCCGCTGGACGACAACCCCACCTATGAACTGCTGGGCCGCGGCGACACCCTGGGGGTGTTCCAGCTCGACGGCGGGCCGATGCGCGACCTGCTGCGCCGCATGCAGCCCACCGGGTTCGAAGACATCGTCGCGGTGCTCGCCCTGTACCGGCCCGGCCCGATGGGCCAGAACGCCCACAACGACTACGCCGACCGCAAGAATGGGCGCCAGGCGATCAAGCCGATCCACCCCGAGCTGGCCGAACCCCTCGAGGAGATCCTGGCCGAGACCTACGGCCTGATCGTCTACCAAGAGCAGATCATGCGCATCGCGCAGAAAGTGGCCGGCTATTCGCTGGCCCGAGCCGACATTCTGCGCAAGGCCATGGGCAAGAAGAAGCGCGAAGTGCTCGACAAGGAGTACGAAGGCTTCTCGCAGGGGATGCAGGCCAACGGATTCCCCCCGGGCGCGATCAAGGCGCTGTGGGACACCATCCTGCCGTTCGCCGACTACGCGTTCAACAAGTCGCACGCCGCCGGCTACGGGCTGGTCTCGTACTGGACGGCCTACCTCAAGGCCAACTATCCCGCCGAGTACATGGCCGGCCTGCTGACGTCGGTGGGCGACGACAAGGACAAGGCCGCCGTCTACCTGGCCGACTGCCGCAAACTGGGCATCACCGTCTTGCCGCCGGACGTCAACGAGTCCGGGCTGAACTTCGCGTCGGTGGGCGAGGACATCCGCTACGGCCTGGGCGCAGTACGCAACGTCGGCGCCAACGTCGTTGGCTCGCTGATCCAAACCCGCAACGACAAAGGCAAATTCACCGACTTCTCGGACTATCTGAACAAGATCGACATCTCGGCATGCAACAAGAAGGTCACCGAGTCGTTGATCAAAGCGGGCGCGTTCGACTCGCTGGGCCATGCTCGTAAAGGCCTCTTCCTGGTCCACACCGACGCGGTGGACTCGGTGCTGGGCACCAAGAAGGCCGAGGCGATGGGGCAGTTCGACCTGTTCGGCGGCAATGATGACGGGACCGGCGCCGCGGACCCCGTGTTCACCATCAAGGTCCCCGACGACGAGTGGGACGACAAGCACAAGCTGGCCCTGGAACGGGAGATGCTGGGCCTGTACGTATCCGGGCATCCGCTCAACGGGGTGGCACACCTGCTGGCCGGCCAGGTCGATACCGCGATTCCGGCGATCCTGGACGGTGATGTCCCCAACGACGCCCAGGTGCGGGTGGGCGGCATTCTGGCGTCGGTCAACCGACGGGTCAATAAGAACGGAATGCCTTGGGCCTCAGCCCAATTGGAAGACCTCACCGGTGGAATCGAGGTGATGTTCTTCCCGCACACCTATTCCAGCTACGGCGCCGACATCGCCGACGACGCCGTGGTGCTGGTCAACGCAAAAGTCGCGATTCGTGACGACCGCACTACCCTAATCGCCAATGAGCTTGTGGTGCCGGACTTTTCCAACGCACAGGCGCAGCGGCCGCTGGCCGTCAGCCTGCCTACCCGGCAGTGCACCTTCGACAAGGTGAGTGCGCTCAAGCAGGTGCTGGCGCGCCATCCCGGCACCTCACAGGTGCACTTGCGGCTCATTAGCGGGGACCGGATCACCACGCTGGAACTCGATCAATCGCTGCGGGTGACGCCCTCGCCGGCATTGATGGGGGACCTCAAGGAGCTGCTCGGTCCGGGGTGCCTGGGCGGCTAGGCGGTCACCCGCCACATCGAAGCGCGAACAGTTCCGGGTGGACCATGTCCAGCGGTCCCGTCATGGCGGGCCATCCGTGCTCGTGGGCGACGTCGTCGGTGGCGTAGACGAGCACGTTCTGCCGGTACCACCACTCGCATCGAGTGTCGTACCACAACTTGCCGCGCAGAAGGTCGTAGGGCCGGTAGCCGTGGGTGGCAAACAGCGCCGCCCAGAAGCTCGGCCACCTCTCGTTGACATGCCCGGTCCCTCCCTGGCCGGGGATTGCCGCCGAGAAGACGATCACGCGGCCGTGCCGACAGAGGCTCTCGACGAGCGTCTCGGCAGCCTCCGGCGGCAGGTGCTCAGCCACTTCAAGGCACGTGACCAGGTCGAATCGACGACCCAGGTCCAGTGAGGCGGTCAGGTCGTGGTCGATGAAGCGGCTATCGGGAATGCGCAGCTGGTCGCGCGGGACGTGATCGCCGTCCACGCCGACGGCGTCGACGCCGCTGTCGAGCCAGGTCGCGACCCAGCCGCCGACCCCACAGCCAACGTCGAGCACAGAATCGGGCCGGGTCAGCGCAGCGAACATCGGCACCATCACCGCCGCCGACGCGGCTGATCCCGCCGCCTGCCCGTCGTAGAACGCCGGTGTGTAGAGGGTGGTTTCGTTGCCTCCGCCGGCGATGCAGAGCACCTCGTCGAGGGTGGCAGTGTGCAGCCTGGCCGCGCTCGCCCGCCGCCCAAGTTCGGCGATCGGATCCGGGTCCATGCCGTCCACTCCGCCCGCTCGATCCAGTCGTGTGGTGTCGAACATCGCCGGGCCGCGCGCAATCTCCTGGGTGCGCAGGTATCGGCCGGCTTCGGGTGTTCGGCGCACCGCCTGCTCGGGCGCGCTGACGCCGGTCAGCTTGACCGCATCGGCGAGGTTGACGCCCACCTGATACACCCGCGGTTCGGCTTCGAGCACGGCCGTGAGGCGGGTGATCAGGTTTTCGGGTGCGAAGAATCGCCAGCCCTGGCCCAGGTGAAGCCAGAACCGTGCGTCGATCTGGGCGCGGATTTGCCCGAGCTGAGCGCCGATGCGAACAACTTCGAGGAATTCGTATCGCTGACATAGTGTTTCGCGATCCGGGCCGGCCAGGCCGGCGTCGACGATCAGGAAGCGTCCGATCCGCCAGACGTCGGTGCAGCAGCGCAGGAACGAGTTCAGCGTTTGCTCGGCGGCACCACGATCCGGCCCGGCGATCAGGCTGACGACCACCTCGGCGTCGTGTCGGCCCTGGCGCGGCAGGGACGCCAGCAGCTCCGGCTCGGGGTATGTGGACGCTGCTTCGATCATCGTCGGCGCGCAGATGTCGCGGTTTTCCGCGATCCGTTGGCGCTCGTTCTCCGGGAGGTCGGATCGGGCCAGCAGACGCCGCCACAGCGTGACCGCCTCGGCGTGCTTGCCGATCCAGGACGCGCAAACCGCCAGCTCATCGGTGATGCGCCAGCTGTAGATTTCCGCGCGGACAAACAACATGTCCTGGTCGGGGAACGGGATCTCGGCGGCACGATTGGCGAACTCGTAGCCGAGCGGGTAAGAGCCATCGGTGCGGTACCGGGCGGCGATGGCAAACAACGGCTCGGCTCGGGTCGGCCGAAACTCCCAGGCCCGCAGGTAGGCGTCGCGCACGTCAGGCCACGGTTCGTTGAGCTCGCCCATCGACACCGCGACCCGCCACAAGGCGTAGTAGGTCTCCTCCTCCCAGCCGCCCATCTCGGCTCGGCGCGCATACCACGTGCGCGCGTTGGCGAAATCACCAAGGTCGTAGTAGCTCTGGGCCAGATAGAAGACCGACCGCGCGTCCCCAGGATTGCGTTCTACCTCGGCCAGCAGTAGGTCACGGTCGCGCTCATACTTCTGCCCGGACAGGTTGCGCGCACCGCGTTGACGATCTTCGACGTGGTAGTCGCCCTCCAGGCGTGCCTCCACGCAGGAGTCGAAATCCCACATCGGGGCCTCGTGAGTGACGCCCACCCACCGCACCCGCACCCCGTCGCGGAACAACTGCGAGCGATAGTAGCCGTGGGAATTGCACAGGTAGCGCACCCAGTAGACGTCGGCACCCAGGGCCGCGAAATCGGGTGTGCCCACCAGCACGTCGTCGGCGTCGACCACCCAGACGTAGTCGCCATGACCCTGGGCGAGGGTCAGCGCCTCGGTGCGGTTGTCGCCGAAGTTGCGCCACGGGCGTTCGTATAGCTGTCCGCCGATACCCAGACGGGCCATCTGGCCGCGAATGAGGTTCTGAGTCCCGTCGTCGGAGCCGGTGTCCACGATCACCCACGAGCTGATGTAGGGCGCCACCGAGTCGAGCGCCCCGGCGACGATGTGTGCCTCGTTTCGCACGATCATGTTGAGGCAGATCGCTGGCGGCTTCGAGCGCTCTGCCCCTGGGTCGGACACGGCAAAATCGTACCCAGCGATCGCGCGTCGGGTTGCGGATATGTGCGGCCGGGGCAGGCCTCACGCAGCAGCTGCATCCGCGGCGCTGGGGCGCTCGATCCGGGGACGGCCAGTCACACCCACTTTGGGACTACCAGATGCCTTGGTGGCCAACCGAATCCGATCTGCGCACAGCTCAACCTCGGGTGCGCGCGCCAGGCGCGGGCTTCCATGCCCGGCGATCGCCGACGTACGCTCACCGATGTGAGCGGGCAGCGCTGATTCGCACACGACGAGGCCGCGAAGGAGAGGGACAGATGACCACGAACGAGCGTCCGGCCACCATGTGCCAGGCATTTCAGCGAACCGCGGCCGTCGACCCAGATGCGGTGGCACTGCGGACCCCGGGTGGCGCCCAGACGCTGACCTGGCGCGAATACGCGGTCCAGGTGCGTCACGTTGCTGCCGGCCTTGCGGGGCTGGGGGTGGGGCGCGGCGACACGGTTTCGCTGATGATGGCCAACCGCATCGAGTTCTATCCGCTGGAAGTGGGCTCCCAACATGTTGGCGCCACGTCGTTTTCGGTCTACAACACGTTGCCCGCCGAGCAGCTGACCTACGTATTCGACAACGCCGGCACCAAGGTGGTGCTCTGCGAGGAGCAATACGTCGACCGTATCCGCGCCAGCGGTGTCCCCATCGACCACATTGTCTGCATTGACGGCGCGCCAGAGGGCACCATCTCGGTCGCCGAACTCTATGCGGCCGCGCCCGTCGACTTCGACTTCGAGGCGGCGTGGCGCGCGGTCCGCCCCGACGACGTCGTCACCCTCATCTACACCTCCGGAACCACCGGAAACCCCAAGGGCGTGGAGATGACTCACACCAACCTGCTGTTCGAGGGCTATGCGATCGACGAGGTGCTCGGAATCGAGTTCGGTGACCGGGTGACGTCGTTTCTGCCGTCGGCGCATATCGCCGACCGGATGACCGGTCTGTACCTTCAGGAGATGTTCGGCACCCAGGTCACGGTGGTTTCCG
The nucleotide sequence above comes from Mycobacterium pseudokansasii. Encoded proteins:
- a CDS encoding SDR family NAD(P)-dependent oxidoreductase — encoded protein: MSLPKPNKQATVVITGASSGIGVELARGLARRGFPLMLVARRRERLEELADQLRAEFSVGVEVLPLDLADAQARAQLADRLGTDEIAGLCNSAGFGTSGRFYELSPERESEQVTLNALALMELTRAALPGMVERGAGAVLNIASIAGFQPIPFMAVYSASKAFVLTFSEAVQEELHGTGVSVTALCPGPVPTEWAEIASAERFSIPIAQVSPRDVAEAAVAGMLAGKRTVVPGMVPKVVSTGGRFLPRTVLLPAIRIGNRLRGGPGR
- the istB gene encoding IS21-like element helper ATPase IstB, with amino-acid sequence MSRTPPITDAEPVAPKSIPPLAADLDAGLRRLKLAAVRRTAPEVLITAKTQRWTPEEVLRTLVETELAARDASNVVNRLKAAAFPVPKTLESFDVAASSIPPKTFDYLSSLEWIRAQQNLAIIGPAGTGKSHTLIGLGTAAIHAGHKVRYFTAADLVETLYRGLADNTVGKIIESLLRVDLIILDELGFAPLDDTGTQLLFRLVAGAYERRSLAIGSHWPFEQWGRFLPEQTTAVSILDRLLHHATVVITDGDSYRMKDAKHRKETPTPT
- the istA gene encoding IS21 family transposase; amino-acid sequence: MKSAKDRMDIISAYQQLGSYRAAAEHCGTTHRTVKKIVDKFEADQAGVPPPPRAERAHNYDAVADLVAERVEKSKGRISAKRLLPKARAAGYTGSDRNFRRLVAEAKALWRSTNHRGRRPAVWEPGEYLVIDWAQVGPGLFLFCAVLAFSRWRFVRFATNERASTTLALIAEALAAAGGVPARVLADRMACLKGGVVANVVVPTPDYVRLAGHYGFAPDFCHASDPQSKGIVENLCGYAQDDLAVPLLTEAAVTGTPVDLRIANAAAEVWCAEVNAATHSEICAVPDERLIVEHELLQPLPSLRLQIGAPSVLRKVDRLSCIRYGSARYSVPMRLIGTTVAVVVDHGAICLLEPGTGVIVAEHELVAPGGTSILDEHYDGPRLAPSRGPRPKTMVEKQFCDLGADAQAFLVGAAAIGNTRLASELEILLALGAAHGTDALVSALHRAVAFRRFRAADVRSILAAGTGAPQPRPAGDVLILDLPVAPTRSLDAYRITPAVADGEVIP
- a CDS encoding type II toxin-antitoxin system Rv0910 family toxin encodes the protein MASVEMTADVPITPHDTWEHVSNLSELGDWLVIHEGWRSELPDELSEGVEIVGVARAKGMRNRVTWTVTKWDPPHEVALSGSGKGGAKYGVTLTVTPTKDGSSLGLRLELGGRALFGPVGSAAARAVKGDVEKSLQQFVELYA
- the dnaE gene encoding DNA polymerase III subunit alpha; translated protein: MSGSSSRSFVHLHNHTEYSMLDGAAKINPMLAEVERLQMPAIGMTDHGNMFGASEFYNSATQAGIKPIIGVEAYIAPASRFDTRRIFWGDPSQKADDISGSGSYTHLTMMAENATGLRNLFKLSSLASFEGQLSKWSRMDAELIAEHAEGIIITTGCPSGEVQTRLRLGQEREALEAAARWREIVGPDNYFLELMDHGLTIERRVREGLLHIGRTLNIPPLATNDCHYVTRDAAHNHEALLCVQTGKTLSDPNRFKFDGDGYYLKSAAEMRQIWDDEVPGACDSTLLIAERVQSYADVWTPRDRMPVFPVPDGHDPASWLRHEVAAGLGRRFPDGPPDSYVTRADYEIDVICAKGFPSYFLIVADLIGYAKSVGIRVGPGRGSAAGSLVAYALGITDIDPIPHGLLFERFLNPERTSMPDIDIDFDDRRRGEMVRYAADKWGHDRVAQVITFGTIKTKAALKDSARIHYGQPGFAIADRITKALPPAIMAKDIPLSGITDPAHERYKEAAEVRGLIETDPDVRTIYQTALGLEGLIRNAGVHACAVIMSSEPLTEAIPLWKRPQDGAIITGWDYPSCEAIGLLKMDFLGLRNLTIIGDAIDNIKANRGIDLDLESVPLDDNPTYELLGRGDTLGVFQLDGGPMRDLLRRMQPTGFEDIVAVLALYRPGPMGQNAHNDYADRKNGRQAIKPIHPELAEPLEEILAETYGLIVYQEQIMRIAQKVAGYSLARADILRKAMGKKKREVLDKEYEGFSQGMQANGFPPGAIKALWDTILPFADYAFNKSHAAGYGLVSYWTAYLKANYPAEYMAGLLTSVGDDKDKAAVYLADCRKLGITVLPPDVNESGLNFASVGEDIRYGLGAVRNVGANVVGSLIQTRNDKGKFTDFSDYLNKIDISACNKKVTESLIKAGAFDSLGHARKGLFLVHTDAVDSVLGTKKAEAMGQFDLFGGNDDGTGAADPVFTIKVPDDEWDDKHKLALEREMLGLYVSGHPLNGVAHLLAGQVDTAIPAILDGDVPNDAQVRVGGILASVNRRVNKNGMPWASAQLEDLTGGIEVMFFPHTYSSYGADIADDAVVLVNAKVAIRDDRTTLIANELVVPDFSNAQAQRPLAVSLPTRQCTFDKVSALKQVLARHPGTSQVHLRLISGDRITTLELDQSLRVTPSPALMGDLKELLGPGCLGG
- a CDS encoding methyltransferase domain-containing protein, which translates into the protein MSDPGAERSKPPAICLNMIVRNEAHIVAGALDSVAPYISSWVIVDTGSDDGTQNLIRGQMARLGIGGQLYERPWRNFGDNRTEALTLAQGHGDYVWVVDADDVLVGTPDFAALGADVYWVRYLCNSHGYYRSQLFRDGVRVRWVGVTHEAPMWDFDSCVEARLEGDYHVEDRQRGARNLSGQKYERDRDLLLAEVERNPGDARSVFYLAQSYYDLGDFANARTWYARRAEMGGWEEETYYALWRVAVSMGELNEPWPDVRDAYLRAWEFRPTRAEPLFAIAARYRTDGSYPLGYEFANRAAEIPFPDQDMLFVRAEIYSWRITDELAVCASWIGKHAEAVTLWRRLLARSDLPENERQRIAENRDICAPTMIEAASTYPEPELLASLPRQGRHDAEVVVSLIAGPDRGAAEQTLNSFLRCCTDVWRIGRFLIVDAGLAGPDRETLCQRYEFLEVVRIGAQLGQIRAQIDARFWLHLGQGWRFFAPENLITRLTAVLEAEPRVYQVGVNLADAVKLTGVSAPEQAVRRTPEAGRYLRTQEIARGPAMFDTTRLDRAGGVDGMDPDPIAELGRRASAARLHTATLDEVLCIAGGGNETTLYTPAFYDGQAAGSAASAAVMVPMFAALTRPDSVLDVGCGVGGWVATWLDSGVDAVGVDGDHVPRDQLRIPDSRFIDHDLTASLDLGRRFDLVTCLEVAEHLPPEAAETLVESLCRHGRVIVFSAAIPGQGGTGHVNERWPSFWAALFATHGYRPYDLLRGKLWYDTRCEWWYRQNVLVYATDDVAHEHGWPAMTGPLDMVHPELFALRCGG